The genomic interval CAACTCCAGCATCCTCGAACAGCTCGGCGGTGGCCCGCCGACGACCGAGCCATGCGCCGAGACCACGACCCGCGTCAGACTGGATAGGCGCACCAGGGACGGCAGCCGACAGCACCGTGGCGGGCCGGTTCAGAATTCGATCGCCCAGACCGTTACCCGGGGGTTCGGGGGTAATTCAAAATCACATAGATGTACGCCGAAGCCCCCGGGCCGTGCGTTGCTTTCCCCGATGACGGCATTTCGTGCCGGTGTCATGCCGAGCGTTCCCTTCGTCGTGGTGGGGGCCGCGGTGCCGGTCAGTCGGCGATATGGGCGGTGTTGTCGAGCCAGTGCTGGGCGAGGTCGGTGTCGCCGTCGATGCTGATGTTGGTGGCTTGGCGGTCGGTCAGCGGGAGCCGTCGGGTCAGGATCAGCAGCAGCGATCGCGCCGGGCCGGCCACCGTCACATCGGCCTGCTGAATTCCGGGCTGCCACGTCGCCCCGTCAGACCGCCGTTCGACGAACCAGGCGCCCGCGTCGTCCGCGATGTCGGTGGCCAGCCATTGCAGGGTTTGCCCGGTGCCCCGGATGGCGTGGGCGGACTCGGACCGCAGCATCTCCCACGTGGGGGAGGTGAGCATGGCGAGGTGGTGGCTGATGAGCGCGGCTGCGATGTCGGCGTCGATGTCGGCCGGTCGGTGCGCTGCGTTGGCTGCGTCGAAGCCGTGGATGACCGTCTCGTTGAGGACATTGGACAGCCAGAATCGCGTCCCGGGCCGCTCGTCCCCCGCCGCGTTGAACACCGGCGCGTCCAGTGCGTCATCGGAGCACGCGCTCGCGACCCGCTGCGCGGACTCCGACAGCCACGCCTGCCACTGGCGGGGGTCGGCGGGCAGTACGGCATATTCGGTGGGCATCTGTGCGGGATCGGTGATGCGCTGCTCGATGATCTCCGCAGTCCAGTGCTGGGTCTGACCCACGTGCTCGACCAGGTCGGTGATGGTCCACCGCGGGGTGGTCGGCACTGCGGCGCCAGATCCGGCCGCGGCGGCTGATTCCCCCAGACGTCGGGTGTGGTCGACGACCGCTCGCCGGGCACGTTCCGCGTTCAGCTCGGTCATTGGATTGTCCTTTCCGTAGGTACGTTGTGCTGCAACTGACTGGGCGTGCCGGTCGAACTCATCGGTGACCTGTGGATCGGTATGCCAGACAACTTCCTGATCACCTCCTGATGTCGGTCGATCGAGAAGTGGTCGCGCTCGAACCTCACATCTGCGCGGACAAGTAAGCCCAGATGTGACTCGTTGACACTTGGCCAGTGGACCTGGGCGGACTCGATCAGCTTCAACGCCATCGCTACACCGGCGGCCCGTGAGCCGGGTCCTTGATGACCCCTGCCGGAGCCTGATGATGGCAAAGGCGGCTTCACGTCACCCCTCCGAGGGCCATCCATAGGTTCCGATCATTGCTCTGAGGGAAGCGATTTCTCTTGGAGTGTGGGTCACATAGCTTGGTGGCGCCGTGCGTAGTGATCCCTGAGTAGGTCGGCGCCCCAGTCGTGGCGCAGATGTCGCCATACGGAGTGGGCGTGATTGGCGTCGTCTTGGGTGTTGTCGTACTCGATGAGGAACTCGGGTGCGCGTATGCAGTAGTAGTGGCCTTCGCCGAGTGCGGTCGGGCCGGCCCACGCGAACCGGATCTGGTCCAGGCCAGCCGCCTCGGCCTGGCGCCAGCACGCCTGGGCATACGATGCCGGCGCGCGGTTGAGGTAGCGCTGGACCAACTGGTCGAGCAACCGCTGCTGCGCCGGCCGCAGCAGGTCGCGGCCGATGCCCTCGGGCAGCAGACTGGGATCGGCCACCGGATCGGCCCGGGTGAGGATGTCGTCCGGAGCAACGTCGGCACTGATGCCGACCGCGCGCTGGTGGGGGTCGAGCCCGGTGGCGAGCTCCCGCGCCAGGTCCTCCTCAGGGCCGAGGATCCGGCGGCCGGCGTGCGGCCCGGAGGGTACGACGGCCGGTTCTGAACCGACGAAGTGGGGCGTGATCGTCGTGCCGCCGGGTGCCACGACGACGTGCACGGCCAGGTGGTGGCCGTTGATCCGCCAGCCCCACGGCAGTTCGTCGCTCGGGTTGCCGAGCACTCGCATCCAGTACCGGTCCCCATCCGGCGGTGAGCCGGTGGCGAGTTCCCGCCTGACCCGCTCGACCTCGACGGCGCCGACGGCGAGATCGCCGCCCTCGGAAGAGTGGGCTGACCGAAGCAGCTCGACCGCGAGGGCGTGCTGGGCGTCGGTGAGGTGTTCCATCGACAGGCCAGGACGGTCCCCCGGCAGATAGGTCCACTGCCGAAAATCGGAGTCGGCGAGGTCGCCGCGGACAAGGCGGCGTTGGTGCTCGTCCAGGCTCGAGAGGAGGGCAAGCGCACATCGGCGGGCGTCATCGGCCGCGGTGGTCATGCAGTCCCTCCCGGGCTCCGTGGCTGCCGAGCCCTGCCTCGCAGCCGGCTGATGCGGGACTATCCGCGCTGCTTGTCATTCCCGTCCCTCGATCACGATCTTATCCTGGCGATGTTGAGCCTGGCCCGCGCGATCGATGGATGGACGGCTTCGCGAGGGCTGCCGTCCACTGCTCCCCTCCACCGAAGGCTGGGTACTCTTCTATCGCTGGTCTATTCGATCATGTTGGATGCGAATCAGATCCAGCGGACACGCTCACGCACCAGTTGATCTACGCCCGTCGGTTCGTGTTGACATCGGCTCATGGCGCGACCCGGGTGTGGATCAAGGCATGGCGTTTCGAAGACGCGTCGCCGTGCAGGGTTGCCGGGAAGGCGCGCTGTAGGTCAGGGCAGCGTCCGTTGACGCCGCCTCGACGGCCACCGAATTACGACAGTTAGGGCATGCGTGACGAAAGGCGAGTCGAGGGTCGAACCCCAAAACAGCGTCGCGAACGTCCGGTGCCGGGGTTTGCGCAGCTCAGCGGATGTGCAGGGTAGAGCGTTCATCCGCGCGTTCGTGCCCCCGGCAGGATTCGAACCTGCGACACACGGTTACCAACCGTCACCCTGTCGAGCTTGTCATCGCTGACCACATTTTGGCATTGACGTGCACAAACGCGGTCCTACGTTGATCGCCGCTTGTCACTGGTAGTCGGCTCTGGGAAGGGGTTTTCGGGGGGTAAACGGGGGCACCTTGGTCGGTGTACACCAGCGGACGAACGCTGGCGCAGGTTAGCGCCCTGGGGTGGTGAGGTGCATGGTCTAACGAGCACCTCGTCGTGCGGATTCCGGACGTCGAGTGGTACGCGCTAGTGCGTTGTCCATGAACGTTTGCCGGGTCGGTAACACGCCGGGCGGCGTGCGTTCGGATGAGGTGGTGAGGGCTCACTCTCGACGGCGGTGATGTAGGCCGTTGAGGGTGAGGTGGGTGGATTGGCCGCGCCGGTACGGGCGCGGCGGTTGACGCAGGATGAGGGCCGCAGGCTGCAACAGCTCGTGCGACGAGGCAAGCACGACTCGGTCCGGGTCCGACGGACAATGATCATCATGGCGTCGGCGCCCGGGACGCCTGTCACGTCGATCGCTCGGCTGGTCGCCGCGCATGAGGACACCGTCCGCGACGTGATCCACCTGTTCAACGAGATCGGACTACGCGCGCTGGACCCTCGATGGGCGGGAGGCGAGGATAGGACCAGTTCTCTTGTTTGATCGCTGCCTGCCATTTTCGCTGTTCGGTCTGGCGTCAGCTCCTGCGACTTCCGTCTATCATGCGGGCATGTGGAAGGTGCCGGTGACTGCTCCGGAGGCGCTGCCATACCTTGTGGACGCGGCGCGCCGTGACGGCTATCTGGGACTCATGGTCATTCTCGCTCGCACTGCGGAGGCGAGGACGCTTCATGAGGAACTGGTACGGGACTGGACCAGCATTCATGACGTGACCGGGCACCGGATTGCCGTGCTTTGCCCGGACGCCCGGTTCGTGCTGAGCGAGGCGGACAAGCACGGCAGGTTCTACGGGACCGAGAACGGCGTCACCAGATACTGGTCGAGGCTGAGACTCGATGATGCTCTCAACTTTCCCCACACCCGGGTGGTGGTTCCCGGCAGCGATGGTTATCCGCGCGGCGTCCCGGTCGCGGTTCCGCCCTATCCGGCGGAGGTGCAGCAGGCCGCATGGACCGAGGCCGTGACCCGCTGCGCCGAGTACTTCGGCATCCGCGAAAGCCGGCTCCCCGCGGTGCTCGTGCTGTGCTTGCGGGAAGAACGGGACGTGTTGATCCAGATCCGGCAGCAGACGAGCATCTACGGGCTGTGCAAGAGGATCGCGTCGCATCCCGGTTACGAGTCGGGGGACGACCACCGGCTGTTAGCGCGAGCCCGGCTCACCGCTCTGGTCGCGAGCCTCGAAACTGGTTACGGTCTCGACGACGACCCTCCGAGGAAC from Plantactinospora sp. BC1 carries:
- a CDS encoding DUF3500 domain-containing protein; this encodes MTTAADDARRCALALLSSLDEHQRRLVRGDLADSDFRQWTYLPGDRPGLSMEHLTDAQHALAVELLRSAHSSEGGDLAVGAVEVERVRRELATGSPPDGDRYWMRVLGNPSDELPWGWRINGHHLAVHVVVAPGGTTITPHFVGSEPAVVPSGPHAGRRILGPEEDLARELATGLDPHQRAVGISADVAPDDILTRADPVADPSLLPEGIGRDLLRPAQQRLLDQLVQRYLNRAPASYAQACWRQAEAAGLDQIRFAWAGPTALGEGHYYCIRAPEFLIEYDNTQDDANHAHSVWRHLRHDWGADLLRDHYARRHQAM
- a CDS encoding maleylpyruvate isomerase family mycothiol-dependent enzyme, with the translated sequence MTELNAERARRAVVDHTRRLGESAAAAGSGAAVPTTPRWTITDLVEHVGQTQHWTAEIIEQRITDPAQMPTEYAVLPADPRQWQAWLSESAQRVASACSDDALDAPVFNAAGDERPGTRFWLSNVLNETVIHGFDAANAAHRPADIDADIAAALISHHLAMLTSPTWEMLRSESAHAIRGTGQTLQWLATDIADDAGAWFVERRSDGATWQPGIQQADVTVAGPARSLLLILTRRLPLTDRQATNISIDGDTDLAQHWLDNTAHIAD